The proteins below are encoded in one region of Equus przewalskii isolate Varuska chromosome 1, EquPr2, whole genome shotgun sequence:
- the NT5C2 gene encoding cytosolic purine 5'-nucleotidase isoform X20, giving the protein MSYRSMFQDVRDAVDWVHYKGSLKEKTLENLEKYVVKDGKLPLLLSRMKEVGKVFLATNSDYKYTDKIMTYLFDFPHGPKPGSSHRPWQSYFDLILVDARKPLFFGEGTVLRQVDTKTGKLKIGTYTGPLQHGIVYSGGSSDTICDLLGAKGKDILYIGDHIFGDILKSKKRQGWRTFLVIPELAQELHVWTDKSSLFEELQSLDVFLAELYKHLDSSSNERPDISSIQRRIKKVTHDMDMCYGMMGSLFRSGSRQTLFASQVMRYADLYAASFINLLYYPFSYLFRAAHVLMPHESTVEHIHVDINEMESPLATRNRTSVDFKDTDYKRHQLTRSISEIKPPNLFPLAPQEITHCHDEDDDEEEEEEEEEEE; this is encoded by the exons ATGTCTTACCGGAGTATGTTTCAGGATGTAAGAGATGCTGTTGACTGGGTTCATTACAAG GGCTCTCTTAAGGAAAAGACACTCGAAAATCTTGAGAAGTATGTAGTCAAAGAT GGAAAACTGCCTTTGCTTCTGAGCCGGATGAAAGAAGTAGGGAAAGTGTTTCTTGCCACCAACAGCGACTATAAATATACAGAT aaaattatgACTTACCTGTTTGATTTTCCACATGGCCCCAAG CCTGGGAGCTCCCATCGACCATGGCAGTCCTACTTTGACCTGATCTTGGTGGATGCACGGAAACCACTCTTTTTTGGAGAAGGCACTGTACTGCGTCAGGTGGATACT AAAACTGGCAAGCTGAAAATTGGTACCTACACAGGCCCCTTACAGCATGGCATAGTCTACTCAGGAG GTTCATCTGATACAATCTGTGATCTGTTGGGAGCCAAGGGCAAGGACATTCTGTATATTGGAGATCACATTTTTGGGGACATTCTAAAATCAAAGAAACGACAAGGGTGGCGAACTTTCTTGGTCATTCCTGAACTTGCACAGGAGCTGCATGTCTGGACTGATAAGAGTT CCCTTTTCGAAGAACTTCAGAGCTTGGATGTTTTCTTGGCTGAACTCTACAA gcACCTTGACAGCAGCAGCAATGAGCGCCCAGACATTAGCTCCATCCAGAGACGTATTAAG AAAGTAACTCATGACATGGACATGTGCTATGGGATGATGGGAAGCCTGTTTCGCAGTGGCTCCCGGCAGACCCTCTTTGCCAGTCAGGTGATGCGTTATGCTGATCTCTATGCAGCATCTTTCATCAATCTGCTGTATTACCCATTCAGCTACCTCTTCAGAGCTGCCCACGTCTTG ATGCCTCATGAATCAACGGTGGAGCACATACACGTAGATATCAATGAGATGGAGTCCCCCCTTGCCACCCGGAACCGCACATCAGTGGATTTCAAAGACACCGACTACAAGCGGCACCAGTTGACACGGTCAATTAGTGAGATTAAACCTCCCAACCTCTTCCCACTGGCCCCCCAGGAAATTACACACTGccatgatgaagatgatgatgaggaggaggaggaggaagaggaggaggaagaataa
- the NT5C2 gene encoding cytosolic purine 5'-nucleotidase isoform X16 — protein MEKIKCFGFDMDYTLAVYKSPEYESLGFELTVERLVSIGYPQELLSFAYDSTFPTRGLVFDTLYGNLLKVDAYGNLLVCAHGFNFIRGSQVAAQKRPETREQYPNKFIQRDDTERFYILNTLFNLPETYLLACLVDFFTNCPRYTSCETGFKDGDLFMSYRSMFQDVRDAVDWVHYKGSLKEKTLENLEKYVVKDGKLPLLLSRMKEVGKVFLATNSDYKYTDKIMTYLFDFPHGPKPGSSHRPWQSYFDLILVDARKPLFFGEGTVLRQVDTKTGKLKIGTYTGPLQHGIVYSGGSSDTICDLLGAKGKDILYIGDHIFGDILKSKKRQGWRTFLVIPELAQELHVWTDKSSLFEELQSLDVFLAELYKHLDSSSNERPDISSIQRRIKKVTHDMDMCYGMMGSLFRSGSRQTLFASQVMRYADLYAASFINLLYYPFSYLFRAAHVLMPHESTVEHIHVDINEMESPLATRNRTSVDFKDTDYKRHQLTRSISEIKPPNLFPLAPQEITHCHDEDDDEEEEEEEEEEE, from the exons TGTACAAGTCCCCGGAGTATGAGTCCCTTGGCTTTGAGCTTACTGTGGAGAGATTAGTTTCTATTGGCTATCCTCAGGAGCTGCTCAGCTTTGCTTACGATTCTACATTCCCTACCag GGGACTTGTCTTTGACACACTATATGGAAATCTTTTGAAAGTTGATGCCTATGGAAATCTCTTGGTCTGTGCACATGGATTTAACTTCATAAGGGG TTCTCAGGTAGCTGCTCAGAAGAG accAGAAACTAGAGAGCAGTACCCAAATAAATTTATCCAACGAGATGACACTGAAAGATTTTACATTCTGAACACACTGTTCAACCTACCAG agaCCTACCTGTTGGCCTGCCTAGTAGATTTTTTTACTAATTGTCCCAGATACACCAG CTGTGAAACAGGATTTAAAGATGGGGACCTCTTCATGTCTTACCGGAGTATGTTTCAGGATGTAAGAGATGCTGTTGACTGGGTTCATTACAAG GGCTCTCTTAAGGAAAAGACACTCGAAAATCTTGAGAAGTATGTAGTCAAAGAT GGAAAACTGCCTTTGCTTCTGAGCCGGATGAAAGAAGTAGGGAAAGTGTTTCTTGCCACCAACAGCGACTATAAATATACAGAT aaaattatgACTTACCTGTTTGATTTTCCACATGGCCCCAAG CCTGGGAGCTCCCATCGACCATGGCAGTCCTACTTTGACCTGATCTTGGTGGATGCACGGAAACCACTCTTTTTTGGAGAAGGCACTGTACTGCGTCAGGTGGATACT AAAACTGGCAAGCTGAAAATTGGTACCTACACAGGCCCCTTACAGCATGGCATAGTCTACTCAGGAG GTTCATCTGATACAATCTGTGATCTGTTGGGAGCCAAGGGCAAGGACATTCTGTATATTGGAGATCACATTTTTGGGGACATTCTAAAATCAAAGAAACGACAAGGGTGGCGAACTTTCTTGGTCATTCCTGAACTTGCACAGGAGCTGCATGTCTGGACTGATAAGAGTT CCCTTTTCGAAGAACTTCAGAGCTTGGATGTTTTCTTGGCTGAACTCTACAA gcACCTTGACAGCAGCAGCAATGAGCGCCCAGACATTAGCTCCATCCAGAGACGTATTAAG AAAGTAACTCATGACATGGACATGTGCTATGGGATGATGGGAAGCCTGTTTCGCAGTGGCTCCCGGCAGACCCTCTTTGCCAGTCAGGTGATGCGTTATGCTGATCTCTATGCAGCATCTTTCATCAATCTGCTGTATTACCCATTCAGCTACCTCTTCAGAGCTGCCCACGTCTTG ATGCCTCATGAATCAACGGTGGAGCACATACACGTAGATATCAATGAGATGGAGTCCCCCCTTGCCACCCGGAACCGCACATCAGTGGATTTCAAAGACACCGACTACAAGCGGCACCAGTTGACACGGTCAATTAGTGAGATTAAACCTCCCAACCTCTTCCCACTGGCCCCCCAGGAAATTACACACTGccatgatgaagatgatgatgaggaggaggaggaggaagaggaggaggaagaataa
- the NT5C2 gene encoding cytosolic purine 5'-nucleotidase isoform X13 has protein sequence MRVFVNRSLAMEKIKCFGFDMDYTLAVYKSPEYESLGFELTVERLVSIGYPQELLSFAYDSTFPTRGLVFDTLYGNLLKVDAYGNLLVCAHGFNFIRGSQVAAQKRPETREQYPNKFIQRDDTERFYILNTLFNLPETYLLACLVDFFTNCPRYTSCETGFKDGDLFMSYRSMFQDVRDAVDWVHYKGSLKEKTLENLEKYVVKDGKLPLLLSRMKEVGKVFLATNSDYKYTDKIMTYLFDFPHGPKPGSSHRPWQSYFDLILVDARKPLFFGEGTVLRQVDTKTGKLKIGTYTGPLQHGIVYSGGSSDTICDLLGAKGKDILYIGDHIFGDILKSKKRQGWRTFLVIPELAQELHVWTDKSSLFEELQSLDVFLAELYKHLDSSSNERPDISSIQRRIKKVTHDMDMCYGMMGSLFRSGSRQTLFASQVMRYADLYAASFINLLYYPFSYLFRAAHVLMPHESTVEHIHVDINEMESPLATRNRTSVDFKDTDYKRHQLTRSISEIKPPNLFPLAPQEITHCHDEDDDEEEEEEEEEEE, from the exons TGTACAAGTCCCCGGAGTATGAGTCCCTTGGCTTTGAGCTTACTGTGGAGAGATTAGTTTCTATTGGCTATCCTCAGGAGCTGCTCAGCTTTGCTTACGATTCTACATTCCCTACCag GGGACTTGTCTTTGACACACTATATGGAAATCTTTTGAAAGTTGATGCCTATGGAAATCTCTTGGTCTGTGCACATGGATTTAACTTCATAAGGGG TTCTCAGGTAGCTGCTCAGAAGAG accAGAAACTAGAGAGCAGTACCCAAATAAATTTATCCAACGAGATGACACTGAAAGATTTTACATTCTGAACACACTGTTCAACCTACCAG agaCCTACCTGTTGGCCTGCCTAGTAGATTTTTTTACTAATTGTCCCAGATACACCAG CTGTGAAACAGGATTTAAAGATGGGGACCTCTTCATGTCTTACCGGAGTATGTTTCAGGATGTAAGAGATGCTGTTGACTGGGTTCATTACAAG GGCTCTCTTAAGGAAAAGACACTCGAAAATCTTGAGAAGTATGTAGTCAAAGAT GGAAAACTGCCTTTGCTTCTGAGCCGGATGAAAGAAGTAGGGAAAGTGTTTCTTGCCACCAACAGCGACTATAAATATACAGAT aaaattatgACTTACCTGTTTGATTTTCCACATGGCCCCAAG CCTGGGAGCTCCCATCGACCATGGCAGTCCTACTTTGACCTGATCTTGGTGGATGCACGGAAACCACTCTTTTTTGGAGAAGGCACTGTACTGCGTCAGGTGGATACT AAAACTGGCAAGCTGAAAATTGGTACCTACACAGGCCCCTTACAGCATGGCATAGTCTACTCAGGAG GTTCATCTGATACAATCTGTGATCTGTTGGGAGCCAAGGGCAAGGACATTCTGTATATTGGAGATCACATTTTTGGGGACATTCTAAAATCAAAGAAACGACAAGGGTGGCGAACTTTCTTGGTCATTCCTGAACTTGCACAGGAGCTGCATGTCTGGACTGATAAGAGTT CCCTTTTCGAAGAACTTCAGAGCTTGGATGTTTTCTTGGCTGAACTCTACAA gcACCTTGACAGCAGCAGCAATGAGCGCCCAGACATTAGCTCCATCCAGAGACGTATTAAG AAAGTAACTCATGACATGGACATGTGCTATGGGATGATGGGAAGCCTGTTTCGCAGTGGCTCCCGGCAGACCCTCTTTGCCAGTCAGGTGATGCGTTATGCTGATCTCTATGCAGCATCTTTCATCAATCTGCTGTATTACCCATTCAGCTACCTCTTCAGAGCTGCCCACGTCTTG ATGCCTCATGAATCAACGGTGGAGCACATACACGTAGATATCAATGAGATGGAGTCCCCCCTTGCCACCCGGAACCGCACATCAGTGGATTTCAAAGACACCGACTACAAGCGGCACCAGTTGACACGGTCAATTAGTGAGATTAAACCTCCCAACCTCTTCCCACTGGCCCCCCAGGAAATTACACACTGccatgatgaagatgatgatgaggaggaggaggaggaagaggaggaggaagaataa
- the NT5C2 gene encoding cytosolic purine 5'-nucleotidase isoform X15 translates to MRVFVNRSLAMEKIKCFGFDMDYTLAVYKSPEYESLGFELTVERLVSIGYPQELLSFAYDSTFPTRGLVFDTLYGNLLKVDAYGNLLVCAHGFNFIRGPETREQYPNKFIQRDDTERFYILNTLFNLPETYLLACLVDFFTNCPRYTSCETGFKDGDLFMSYRSMFQDVRDAVDWVHYKGSLKEKTLENLEKYVVKDGKLPLLLSRMKEVGKVFLATNSDYKYTDKIMTYLFDFPHGPKPGSSHRPWQSYFDLILVDARKPLFFGEGTVLRQVDTKTGKLKIGTYTGPLQHGIVYSGGSSDTICDLLGAKGKDILYIGDHIFGDILKSKKRQGWRTFLVIPELAQELHVWTDKSSLFEELQSLDVFLAELYKHLDSSSNERPDISSIQRRIKKVTHDMDMCYGMMGSLFRSGSRQTLFASQVMRYADLYAASFINLLYYPFSYLFRAAHVLMPHESTVEHIHVDINEMESPLATRNRTSVDFKDTDYKRHQLTRSISEIKPPNLFPLAPQEITHCHDEDDDEEEEEEEEEEE, encoded by the exons TGTACAAGTCCCCGGAGTATGAGTCCCTTGGCTTTGAGCTTACTGTGGAGAGATTAGTTTCTATTGGCTATCCTCAGGAGCTGCTCAGCTTTGCTTACGATTCTACATTCCCTACCag GGGACTTGTCTTTGACACACTATATGGAAATCTTTTGAAAGTTGATGCCTATGGAAATCTCTTGGTCTGTGCACATGGATTTAACTTCATAAGGGG accAGAAACTAGAGAGCAGTACCCAAATAAATTTATCCAACGAGATGACACTGAAAGATTTTACATTCTGAACACACTGTTCAACCTACCAG agaCCTACCTGTTGGCCTGCCTAGTAGATTTTTTTACTAATTGTCCCAGATACACCAG CTGTGAAACAGGATTTAAAGATGGGGACCTCTTCATGTCTTACCGGAGTATGTTTCAGGATGTAAGAGATGCTGTTGACTGGGTTCATTACAAG GGCTCTCTTAAGGAAAAGACACTCGAAAATCTTGAGAAGTATGTAGTCAAAGAT GGAAAACTGCCTTTGCTTCTGAGCCGGATGAAAGAAGTAGGGAAAGTGTTTCTTGCCACCAACAGCGACTATAAATATACAGAT aaaattatgACTTACCTGTTTGATTTTCCACATGGCCCCAAG CCTGGGAGCTCCCATCGACCATGGCAGTCCTACTTTGACCTGATCTTGGTGGATGCACGGAAACCACTCTTTTTTGGAGAAGGCACTGTACTGCGTCAGGTGGATACT AAAACTGGCAAGCTGAAAATTGGTACCTACACAGGCCCCTTACAGCATGGCATAGTCTACTCAGGAG GTTCATCTGATACAATCTGTGATCTGTTGGGAGCCAAGGGCAAGGACATTCTGTATATTGGAGATCACATTTTTGGGGACATTCTAAAATCAAAGAAACGACAAGGGTGGCGAACTTTCTTGGTCATTCCTGAACTTGCACAGGAGCTGCATGTCTGGACTGATAAGAGTT CCCTTTTCGAAGAACTTCAGAGCTTGGATGTTTTCTTGGCTGAACTCTACAA gcACCTTGACAGCAGCAGCAATGAGCGCCCAGACATTAGCTCCATCCAGAGACGTATTAAG AAAGTAACTCATGACATGGACATGTGCTATGGGATGATGGGAAGCCTGTTTCGCAGTGGCTCCCGGCAGACCCTCTTTGCCAGTCAGGTGATGCGTTATGCTGATCTCTATGCAGCATCTTTCATCAATCTGCTGTATTACCCATTCAGCTACCTCTTCAGAGCTGCCCACGTCTTG ATGCCTCATGAATCAACGGTGGAGCACATACACGTAGATATCAATGAGATGGAGTCCCCCCTTGCCACCCGGAACCGCACATCAGTGGATTTCAAAGACACCGACTACAAGCGGCACCAGTTGACACGGTCAATTAGTGAGATTAAACCTCCCAACCTCTTCCCACTGGCCCCCCAGGAAATTACACACTGccatgatgaagatgatgatgaggaggaggaggaggaagaggaggaggaagaataa
- the NT5C2 gene encoding cytosolic purine 5'-nucleotidase isoform X9 translates to MFVFLKCENLRSLFLKVFVNRSLAMEKIKCFGFDMDYTLAVYKSPEYESLGFELTVERLVSIGYPQELLSFAYDSTFPTRGLVFDTLYGNLLKVDAYGNLLVCAHGFNFIRGSQVAAQKRPETREQYPNKFIQRDDTERFYILNTLFNLPETYLLACLVDFFTNCPRYTSCETGFKDGDLFMSYRSMFQDVRDAVDWVHYKGSLKEKTLENLEKYVVKDGKLPLLLSRMKEVGKVFLATNSDYKYTDKIMTYLFDFPHGPKPGSSHRPWQSYFDLILVDARKPLFFGEGTVLRQVDTKTGKLKIGTYTGPLQHGIVYSGGSSDTICDLLGAKGKDILYIGDHIFGDILKSKKRQGWRTFLVIPELAQELHVWTDKSSLFEELQSLDVFLAELYKHLDSSSNERPDISSIQRRIKKVTHDMDMCYGMMGSLFRSGSRQTLFASQVMRYADLYAASFINLLYYPFSYLFRAAHVLMPHESTVEHIHVDINEMESPLATRNRTSVDFKDTDYKRHQLTRSISEIKPPNLFPLAPQEITHCHDEDDDEEEEEEEEEEE, encoded by the exons TGTACAAGTCCCCGGAGTATGAGTCCCTTGGCTTTGAGCTTACTGTGGAGAGATTAGTTTCTATTGGCTATCCTCAGGAGCTGCTCAGCTTTGCTTACGATTCTACATTCCCTACCag GGGACTTGTCTTTGACACACTATATGGAAATCTTTTGAAAGTTGATGCCTATGGAAATCTCTTGGTCTGTGCACATGGATTTAACTTCATAAGGGG TTCTCAGGTAGCTGCTCAGAAGAG accAGAAACTAGAGAGCAGTACCCAAATAAATTTATCCAACGAGATGACACTGAAAGATTTTACATTCTGAACACACTGTTCAACCTACCAG agaCCTACCTGTTGGCCTGCCTAGTAGATTTTTTTACTAATTGTCCCAGATACACCAG CTGTGAAACAGGATTTAAAGATGGGGACCTCTTCATGTCTTACCGGAGTATGTTTCAGGATGTAAGAGATGCTGTTGACTGGGTTCATTACAAG GGCTCTCTTAAGGAAAAGACACTCGAAAATCTTGAGAAGTATGTAGTCAAAGAT GGAAAACTGCCTTTGCTTCTGAGCCGGATGAAAGAAGTAGGGAAAGTGTTTCTTGCCACCAACAGCGACTATAAATATACAGAT aaaattatgACTTACCTGTTTGATTTTCCACATGGCCCCAAG CCTGGGAGCTCCCATCGACCATGGCAGTCCTACTTTGACCTGATCTTGGTGGATGCACGGAAACCACTCTTTTTTGGAGAAGGCACTGTACTGCGTCAGGTGGATACT AAAACTGGCAAGCTGAAAATTGGTACCTACACAGGCCCCTTACAGCATGGCATAGTCTACTCAGGAG GTTCATCTGATACAATCTGTGATCTGTTGGGAGCCAAGGGCAAGGACATTCTGTATATTGGAGATCACATTTTTGGGGACATTCTAAAATCAAAGAAACGACAAGGGTGGCGAACTTTCTTGGTCATTCCTGAACTTGCACAGGAGCTGCATGTCTGGACTGATAAGAGTT CCCTTTTCGAAGAACTTCAGAGCTTGGATGTTTTCTTGGCTGAACTCTACAA gcACCTTGACAGCAGCAGCAATGAGCGCCCAGACATTAGCTCCATCCAGAGACGTATTAAG AAAGTAACTCATGACATGGACATGTGCTATGGGATGATGGGAAGCCTGTTTCGCAGTGGCTCCCGGCAGACCCTCTTTGCCAGTCAGGTGATGCGTTATGCTGATCTCTATGCAGCATCTTTCATCAATCTGCTGTATTACCCATTCAGCTACCTCTTCAGAGCTGCCCACGTCTTG ATGCCTCATGAATCAACGGTGGAGCACATACACGTAGATATCAATGAGATGGAGTCCCCCCTTGCCACCCGGAACCGCACATCAGTGGATTTCAAAGACACCGACTACAAGCGGCACCAGTTGACACGGTCAATTAGTGAGATTAAACCTCCCAACCTCTTCCCACTGGCCCCCCAGGAAATTACACACTGccatgatgaagatgatgatgaggaggaggaggaggaagaggaggaggaagaataa